One stretch of Sporichthyaceae bacterium DNA includes these proteins:
- a CDS encoding sigma-70 family RNA polymerase sigma factor, translated as MGDPLEAAFTAAYEAHYAAVLRYASRRVDHNLARDVTAETFAVAWRRREELAFDEILPWLYRTAGLVTANDRRRVYRQQDLHVKLRAEIDPPPAGDHDGLNAEARLAETLDALATLSDADQQILRLHAWEELDGRALATAVGCSTTAAGVRLHHARRRLQRALRSRDQPTSADSKPTAGTTPTAWPGPTFEGSRNA; from the coding sequence ATGGGGGATCCACTCGAGGCAGCCTTCACAGCCGCCTACGAAGCGCACTACGCGGCAGTGCTCCGCTACGCGAGCCGCCGGGTGGATCACAACCTGGCGCGTGACGTGACCGCCGAGACCTTCGCCGTCGCATGGCGCCGCCGGGAGGAACTGGCCTTCGACGAGATCCTGCCGTGGCTGTACCGCACGGCCGGACTGGTCACCGCCAACGACCGAAGGCGCGTGTACCGGCAGCAAGACTTGCACGTGAAGCTGCGGGCCGAGATCGACCCGCCGCCGGCCGGTGATCATGACGGCCTGAACGCCGAGGCCCGCCTGGCCGAAACGCTCGACGCATTGGCGACGTTGAGCGATGCCGACCAGCAGATCCTGCGACTGCACGCCTGGGAGGAACTCGACGGGCGGGCATTGGCAACAGCCGTCGGTTGCAGCACGACCGCGGCAGGAGTGCGACTGCACCACGCCCGCCGCAGACTGCAACGCGCCCTACGCAGCCGCGACCAGCCCACCTCCGCGGACTCGAAGCCAACTGCCGGCACAACCCCGACCGCGTGGCCGGGACCGACCTTCGAAGGAAGCCGCAATGCCTGA